In Spinacia oleracea cultivar Varoflay chromosome 5, BTI_SOV_V1, whole genome shotgun sequence, a single window of DNA contains:
- the LOC110799410 gene encoding putative glycine-rich cell wall structural protein 1, which produces MYHLKTIITILLMLITTSLARYNSFGEGGGGGRRVEMTPDVYSSPSSQVNNQGMEGTTTGATGSAHGPNGEYGWGWGAGPRSGWGYGYGSSHSPTGFGRGYGFGYGIGSGSGSGYGYGSGGGTSAGGYGYGAGGAHGGGGYGSPSNHG; this is translated from the coding sequence ATGTATCATCTTAAAACCATTATCACCATCTTACTCATGCTTATTACAACATCTCTAGCTCGTTATAACTCCTTTGGGGAAGGCGGTGGTGGAGGGCGGAGAGTGGAGATGACGCCGGACGTGTATTCATCTCCATCATCACAAGTTAATAACCAAGGCATGGAGGGGACAACAACGGGCGCCACCGGCTCAGCCCATGGCCCGAATGGGGAATATGGATGGGGTTGGGGTGCCGGTCCAAGAAGCGGTTGGGGATATGGTTACGGTTCAAGCCATTCCCCTACCGGGTTTGGACGAGGGTACGGGTTCGGATATGGGATTGGGTCTGGGTCTGGGTCCGGGTATGGATACGGGTCAGGCGGCGGTACCAGTGCTGGTGGATACGGATATGGAGCTGGGGGAGCTCATGGAGGAGGTGGGTATGGAAGTCCCTCTAACCATGGTTAA